From the genome of Streptomyces sp. NBC_01116, one region includes:
- a CDS encoding S28 family serine protease: MRKSLTGVLSLAVLIGTVGATGASAGAATAAEPAAKRSSGTVAGSEASNEDIKDRILAIPGMSLIQEKPYAGYRYFVLNYTQPVDHKRPSKGTFQQRLTLLHKDVSRPTVFFTSGYNVSTNPSRSEPTQIIDGNQVSLEYRYFTPSRPAPADWSKLDIWQAASDQHRVFTALKKIYDKKWLATGGSKGGMTATYFERFYPKDMDGVVAYVAPNDVVDKEDSAYDRFFRNVGTKECRDRLAGVQREALIRRAPLQKKYKEQADANGWTFNTVGSLDRAYEATVMDYTFAFWQYSLLADCVDIPADAKKATDEDIWNSVDAIAGFSGYIDQGLETYTPYYYQAGTQLGSPDIKQPWLGNLSRYGYQPPRNFVPRSIPMKFDRGAMRDIDRWVKREARQMMWVNGGNDPWSAEPFRLGRGAKDSYVYTVPGGNHGSKVSGLPEAQKAKATADILRWAGVAPAAVEADPAKAEPLAKFDKRLDKRNGEIERDEATLRP; encoded by the coding sequence ATGCGCAAGTCACTCACAGGGGTTCTCTCGCTCGCCGTGCTCATAGGCACGGTCGGAGCCACGGGGGCCTCGGCCGGTGCGGCCACCGCCGCGGAACCGGCCGCGAAGCGGAGCAGCGGAACCGTCGCGGGCAGCGAAGCGAGCAACGAGGACATCAAGGACCGCATCCTGGCCATCCCGGGCATGAGTCTGATCCAGGAGAAGCCGTACGCGGGCTACCGCTACTTCGTCCTCAACTACACCCAGCCGGTCGACCACAAGCGCCCGTCCAAGGGCACGTTCCAGCAGCGGCTGACCCTGCTGCACAAGGACGTCAGCCGCCCGACGGTCTTCTTCACCAGCGGCTACAACGTCTCCACCAACCCCAGCCGCAGCGAGCCGACGCAGATCATCGACGGCAACCAGGTCTCGCTGGAGTACCGCTACTTCACCCCGTCCCGGCCGGCTCCCGCCGACTGGTCCAAGCTGGACATCTGGCAGGCCGCCAGCGACCAGCACCGGGTGTTCACGGCGCTGAAGAAGATCTACGACAAGAAGTGGCTGGCCACCGGCGGGTCCAAGGGCGGCATGACCGCCACGTACTTCGAGCGCTTCTACCCGAAGGACATGGACGGCGTCGTCGCCTACGTCGCGCCCAACGACGTCGTCGACAAGGAGGACTCGGCGTACGACCGGTTCTTCCGCAACGTCGGTACCAAGGAGTGCCGCGACCGGCTGGCCGGTGTGCAGCGCGAGGCGCTGATCCGCCGGGCCCCGCTCCAGAAGAAGTACAAGGAGCAGGCGGACGCCAACGGCTGGACCTTCAACACCGTCGGATCCCTCGACCGGGCCTACGAGGCCACGGTCATGGACTACACGTTCGCGTTCTGGCAGTACAGCCTGCTCGCCGACTGCGTGGACATCCCGGCCGACGCCAAGAAGGCCACCGACGAGGACATCTGGAACTCCGTCGACGCCATCGCCGGCTTCTCCGGCTACATCGACCAGGGCCTGGAGACGTACACCCCGTACTACTACCAGGCGGGCACCCAGCTCGGGTCGCCGGACATCAAGCAGCCCTGGCTCGGCAACCTGAGCCGCTACGGCTACCAGCCCCCGCGCAACTTCGTGCCGCGCTCCATTCCCATGAAGTTCGACCGGGGCGCGATGCGGGACATCGACCGCTGGGTGAAGCGCGAGGCCCGGCAGATGATGTGGGTCAACGGCGGGAACGACCCGTGGAGCGCGGAGCCGTTCCGTCTCGGACGCGGTGCGAAGGACAGCTACGTCTACACCGTCCCCGGCGGTAACCACGGTTCGAAGGTCTCCGGTCTCCCGGAGGCCCAGAAGGCGAAGGCCACCGCCGACATCCTGCGGTGGGCGGGCGTCGCCCCGGCGGCCGTCGAGGCGGACCCGGCCAAGGCCGAGCCGCTGGCGAAGTTCGACAAGAGGCTGGACAAGCGCAACGGCGAGATCGAGCGGGACGAGGCGACGCTGCGCCCGTAG
- a CDS encoding ABC transporter ATP-binding protein, with amino-acid sequence MTGAEQQGWGRRLTGYAWRYRRNVVLALGSSLAGMAVMALVPLITKVIIDDVVTDHTRSLAVWTGLLIGAAVLVYIATYIRRYYGGRLALDVQHDLRTDMYTTITRLDGKRQDDLSTGQVVGRATSDLQLIQGLLFMLPMTIGNVLLFLISLVIMAWLSLPLTLVALAVAPALWLIARRSRTRLFPATWYAQSQAAAVAGVVDGAVSGVRVVKGFGQEDQETGKLREVGRRLFAGRLRTIRLNSRYTPALQAVPALGQVAMLALGGWLATRGEITLGTFVAFSTYLAQLVGPVRMLAMVLTVGQQARAGVERVLELIDTEPSMRDGAKELPADAPAGIEFDDVRFGYEEERPVLDGFSLTVEPGETVAVVGASGSGKSTVSLLVPRFYDVSHGAVLIGGHDVRELTQASLRSAIGLVPEDSFLFSDTIRANIAYGFPDATQEQIEQAARAAQADGFIADLPKGYDTTVGEHGLTLSGGQRQRVALARAILTDPRLLLLDDATSAVDARVEHEIHEALKQVMAGRTTLLIAHRRSTLQLADRIAVLDGGRLAAIGTHEELERTSALYRRLLTDPDELGGASPGHRPLRTATDPEDDRALQEELDAEFDAERGITPALWIREEEKRDTTVAGMPATPELLAQVEALPPATDTPEVDETAAVRPEDSYGLRRLLRGFGGVLLISLGLVAVDAGMGLLLPVLIRHGIDEGVSQLSTGAVWAASLIALAVVLVQWVAQTGEIRMTGRTGERILYSLRLKIFAQLQRLGLDYYERELTGRIMTRMTTDVDALATFLQTGLVTAFVSVVTFFGIMVALLVLDVQLALVVFATLPVLIIGTVFFRRSSVKAYELARTRISAVNADLQESVSGLRIVQAFGREHDGAARFAERSDHYRQARVRGQWLISVYFPFVQLLASIAAAAVIIVGAGRVDNGTLTVGALVAYLLYIELFFAPVQQLSQVFDGYQQATVSLGRIQELLREPTSTEDPDEPLDVLSLRGEIAFEDVSFAYGSDEEALTGVDLRIPAGQTVAFVGETGAGKSTLVKLVARYYDPTGGRVTADGADLRTLDMTAYRHRLGVVPQEAYLFAGTVRDAIAYGLPDATDARVEAAARAVGAHEMIATLEDGYLHEVAERGRNLSAGQRQLIALARAELVDPDILLLDEATAALDLATEALVNQATDRLAGRRTTLVVAHRLTTAARADRVVVMDHGRVVEDGTHDELLARGGRYARLWRTFIGEGIGEDEPAGV; translated from the coding sequence GTGACGGGCGCAGAGCAACAGGGGTGGGGCCGGCGGCTGACCGGGTACGCGTGGCGATACCGGCGCAACGTCGTGCTCGCTCTCGGCTCGTCGCTCGCCGGAATGGCCGTCATGGCCCTCGTACCGCTCATCACCAAGGTGATCATCGACGACGTGGTCACCGACCACACCCGCTCCCTCGCCGTCTGGACCGGACTGCTCATCGGCGCGGCCGTCCTCGTCTACATAGCCACCTACATCCGCAGGTACTACGGCGGACGGCTCGCCCTGGACGTCCAGCACGACCTGCGTACGGACATGTACACGACGATCACCCGGCTCGACGGGAAACGTCAGGACGATCTGTCCACCGGGCAGGTCGTCGGCCGTGCCACCAGCGACCTCCAGCTGATCCAGGGGCTGCTGTTCATGCTCCCGATGACCATCGGGAACGTCCTGCTCTTCCTCATCTCCCTGGTGATCATGGCGTGGCTCTCGCTGCCCCTGACCCTCGTCGCCCTCGCCGTCGCCCCCGCCCTCTGGCTCATCGCCCGCCGCTCCCGCACCCGGCTCTTCCCCGCCACCTGGTACGCCCAGAGCCAGGCCGCCGCCGTCGCCGGAGTGGTCGACGGGGCCGTCTCCGGGGTCCGGGTCGTCAAGGGCTTCGGCCAGGAGGACCAGGAGACCGGCAAGCTCCGCGAGGTCGGGCGCCGGCTGTTCGCCGGGCGGCTGCGCACCATCCGGCTGAACTCGCGCTACACCCCCGCCCTCCAGGCGGTGCCCGCGCTCGGCCAGGTCGCCATGCTCGCCCTCGGCGGCTGGCTGGCCACCCGGGGCGAGATCACCCTCGGCACGTTCGTCGCCTTCTCCACCTACCTCGCCCAGCTCGTCGGCCCGGTCCGGATGCTCGCCATGGTCCTCACCGTCGGCCAGCAGGCCAGGGCCGGTGTGGAACGCGTCCTGGAGCTCATCGACACCGAGCCCTCGATGCGGGACGGCGCCAAGGAGCTGCCCGCCGACGCCCCGGCCGGCATCGAGTTCGACGACGTCCGCTTCGGTTACGAGGAGGAGCGGCCCGTCCTCGACGGGTTCTCGCTCACCGTCGAACCCGGCGAGACCGTCGCCGTCGTCGGCGCGTCCGGCAGCGGCAAGTCCACCGTCTCGCTCCTGGTGCCCCGCTTCTACGACGTGTCCCACGGGGCCGTCCTCATCGGCGGCCACGACGTCCGCGAGCTGACCCAGGCGTCCCTGCGCTCCGCCATCGGGCTCGTCCCCGAGGACAGCTTCCTGTTCTCCGACACCATCCGCGCCAACATCGCCTACGGCTTCCCCGACGCCACCCAGGAGCAGATCGAACAGGCCGCCCGCGCCGCCCAGGCCGACGGGTTCATCGCCGATCTGCCGAAGGGCTACGACACCACCGTCGGCGAGCACGGGCTCACCCTCTCCGGCGGCCAGCGCCAGCGCGTCGCCCTCGCCCGCGCCATCCTCACCGACCCCCGGCTCCTCCTCCTCGACGACGCGACCTCCGCCGTCGACGCCCGCGTCGAGCACGAGATCCACGAGGCCCTCAAGCAGGTGATGGCGGGCCGTACGACGCTCCTCATCGCCCACCGCCGCTCCACGCTCCAGCTCGCCGACCGCATCGCCGTCCTGGACGGCGGCAGGCTCGCCGCGATCGGCACCCACGAGGAGCTGGAGCGCACCTCCGCGCTCTACCGCCGCCTCCTCACCGACCCCGACGAGCTGGGCGGCGCCTCGCCCGGCCACCGGCCGCTGCGCACCGCGACGGACCCCGAGGACGACCGCGCGCTCCAGGAGGAGCTGGACGCCGAGTTCGACGCGGAGCGCGGCATCACCCCCGCGCTCTGGATCCGCGAGGAGGAGAAGCGGGACACCACCGTCGCCGGGATGCCCGCGACGCCCGAGCTGCTCGCCCAGGTCGAGGCCCTGCCGCCGGCCACCGACACCCCCGAGGTCGACGAGACCGCCGCCGTACGGCCGGAGGACTCCTACGGGCTGCGCCGACTGCTGCGCGGCTTCGGCGGGGTCCTGCTGATCAGCCTCGGGCTCGTCGCCGTCGACGCCGGCATGGGCCTGCTGCTGCCGGTCCTGATCCGGCACGGCATCGACGAGGGCGTCTCCCAGCTCTCCACCGGCGCGGTGTGGGCCGCCTCCCTGATCGCGCTGGCCGTCGTGCTCGTCCAGTGGGTGGCGCAGACCGGCGAGATCCGGATGACCGGCCGGACGGGCGAGCGGATCCTCTACTCGCTCCGCCTGAAGATCTTCGCCCAGCTCCAGCGGCTCGGCCTCGACTACTACGAGCGGGAACTGACCGGCCGGATCATGACCCGGATGACGACGGACGTGGACGCGCTCGCCACGTTCCTCCAGACCGGGCTCGTCACCGCGTTCGTCTCCGTGGTCACCTTCTTCGGCATCATGGTCGCGCTGCTCGTCCTGGACGTCCAGCTCGCCCTGGTCGTCTTCGCCACCCTGCCCGTGCTGATCATCGGCACGGTCTTCTTCCGGCGCAGCAGCGTCAAGGCGTACGAGCTGGCCCGGACCCGCATCAGCGCCGTCAACGCCGACCTCCAGGAGTCCGTCTCCGGCCTCCGGATCGTCCAGGCCTTCGGCCGCGAGCACGACGGGGCCGCCCGCTTCGCCGAGCGCAGCGACCACTACCGCCAGGCCCGGGTACGCGGCCAGTGGCTGATCTCCGTCTACTTCCCGTTCGTCCAGCTGCTGGCCTCGATCGCCGCCGCCGCAGTGATCATCGTCGGCGCGGGCCGGGTCGACAACGGCACGCTGACCGTCGGCGCGCTGGTCGCCTACCTCCTCTACATCGAGCTGTTCTTCGCCCCCGTCCAGCAGCTCTCCCAGGTCTTCGACGGCTACCAGCAGGCGACCGTCTCCCTCGGCCGCATCCAGGAGCTGCTGCGCGAGCCCACCTCCACGGAAGACCCGGACGAGCCGCTCGACGTGCTCTCGCTGCGCGGCGAGATCGCGTTCGAGGACGTCTCCTTCGCGTACGGCTCCGACGAGGAGGCCCTGACCGGTGTCGACCTGCGCATCCCGGCCGGTCAGACGGTGGCGTTCGTCGGGGAGACGGGGGCCGGGAAGTCGACCCTCGTCAAGCTCGTCGCCCGGTACTACGACCCCACGGGCGGCCGGGTCACCGCCGACGGAGCCGATCTGCGCACCCTCGACATGACCGCCTACCGGCACCGCCTCGGCGTCGTCCCGCAGGAGGCGTACCTCTTCGCCGGCACGGTCCGCGACGCCATCGCCTACGGGCTGCCCGACGCCACCGACGCCCGGGTGGAGGCCGCCGCCCGCGCGGTCGGCGCGCACGAGATGATCGCCACGCTGGAGGACGGCTATCTCCACGAGGTCGCCGAGCGCGGCCGGAACCTCTCCGCCGGGCAGCGCCAGCTCATCGCGCTGGCCCGCGCCGAACTCGTCGATCCGGACATCCTGCTCCTGGACGAGGCCACCGCCGCCCTGGACCTCGCCACCGAGGCCCTGGTCAACCAGGCCACCGACCGCCTCGCCGGCCGCCGCACCACGCTGGTGGTGGCCCACCGGCTGACCACCGCCGCCCGCGCCGACCGCGTCGTGGTCATGGACCACGGGCGTGTCGTCGAGGACGGCACGCACGACGAGCTGCTCGCCCGGGGCGGGCGGTACGCCCGGCTGTGGCGCACCTTCATAGGCGAGGGCATAGGGGAGGACGAGCCGGCGGGCGTCTGA
- a CDS encoding thiamine pyrophosphate-binding protein — translation MSHDHDDRPQLTAAQAAAVLNPPAGRTGGDLVVESLQGLGATTVFGLPGQHALGMFDALRRSSLRYVGLRVENNAGFAADAYGRITGEVAPLLLSTGPGALTSLAALQEAAAASAPVLAISSQIPTAGLGGGRHGYLHELRDQQASVRDIVKSVHTVRSASQIPSAIAAAWESALTAPHGPVWVEIPQDVLLAETMLPVVSAMDATPRELYPRPELTIAAAHLLSNAERPVIIAGGGVVRSDASGKLRALAEKLDAPVVTTFGGKGAFPWEHPLSLRSWLEDRHTTDFLEDADVLLVVGSGLGELSSNYHTFRPRGRVIQIEADAGKLESNHPALGIHSDAREALSDLLEAVERREDAGAAERVATVLEKVRARIDAQELTLEQQVLAAVREALPDTAPSFWDMTILAYWAWSAFDARRPNTMHSAQGAGGLGYGFPAAVGAAAADPTRPVLAVSGDGGAMYSIAELATARQYDLPLTWLIVDDGGYGILREYMTDAFGEATGTELSRPDFVALAESFGVPAVRTTPEALATDLGKALAAPGPSVVVLPALLRMFEPTHL, via the coding sequence GTGAGCCACGACCACGACGACCGGCCGCAGCTCACCGCCGCCCAGGCCGCCGCAGTCCTGAATCCGCCGGCCGGCCGCACCGGCGGCGACCTCGTCGTCGAGTCCCTCCAGGGGCTCGGCGCGACCACCGTCTTCGGGCTGCCCGGCCAGCACGCGCTCGGCATGTTCGACGCGCTGCGCCGCTCCTCCCTCCGCTACGTCGGGCTCCGCGTCGAGAACAACGCGGGCTTCGCCGCCGACGCGTACGGCCGGATCACGGGGGAGGTCGCGCCGCTGCTCCTGTCCACCGGGCCCGGGGCGCTCACCTCGCTCGCCGCGCTCCAGGAGGCGGCCGCCGCCTCCGCGCCCGTCCTCGCCATCTCCAGCCAGATCCCCACGGCGGGGCTCGGCGGCGGGCGGCACGGCTATCTCCACGAGCTGCGCGACCAGCAGGCCTCCGTCCGCGACATCGTGAAGTCCGTCCACACGGTGCGCAGCGCCTCCCAGATTCCCTCCGCCATCGCCGCCGCCTGGGAGTCCGCGCTGACCGCCCCGCACGGGCCGGTCTGGGTGGAGATCCCGCAGGACGTGCTGCTCGCCGAGACGATGCTCCCGGTCGTCAGCGCCATGGACGCCACCCCGCGCGAGCTCTACCCGCGCCCCGAGCTGACGATCGCCGCCGCGCACCTGCTGTCGAACGCCGAACGCCCGGTGATCATCGCGGGCGGCGGAGTCGTCCGCTCCGACGCCTCCGGCAAGCTGCGCGCGCTGGCCGAGAAGCTCGACGCCCCCGTCGTCACCACCTTCGGCGGCAAGGGCGCCTTCCCCTGGGAGCACCCGCTGTCGCTCCGCTCCTGGCTGGAGGACCGGCACACCACCGACTTCCTGGAGGACGCGGACGTCCTGCTCGTCGTCGGCTCGGGGCTCGGGGAACTCTCCTCGAACTACCACACCTTCCGCCCGCGCGGCCGGGTGATCCAGATCGAGGCGGACGCCGGGAAGCTGGAGTCCAACCACCCCGCGCTCGGCATCCACTCCGACGCCCGCGAGGCCCTGTCCGACCTCCTGGAGGCCGTCGAGCGGCGCGAGGACGCGGGCGCCGCGGAGCGCGTGGCCACGGTGCTGGAGAAGGTACGGGCGCGGATCGACGCCCAGGAACTGACCCTGGAGCAGCAGGTCCTCGCCGCCGTCCGCGAGGCGCTGCCCGACACCGCGCCCAGCTTCTGGGACATGACGATCCTGGCCTACTGGGCCTGGTCCGCGTTCGACGCCCGCCGCCCCAACACCATGCACTCGGCCCAGGGCGCGGGCGGCCTCGGCTACGGCTTCCCGGCGGCCGTCGGCGCGGCCGCCGCCGACCCGACGAGGCCCGTGCTCGCGGTCTCCGGCGACGGCGGCGCGATGTACTCCATCGCGGAGCTGGCCACCGCCCGCCAGTACGACCTGCCGCTGACCTGGCTGATCGTCGACGACGGCGGCTACGGCATCCTGCGCGAGTACATGACGGACGCCTTCGGCGAGGCCACCGGCACCGAGCTGTCCCGCCCGGACTTCGTCGCGCTCGCCGAGTCCTTCGGCGTCCCCGCCGTCCGTACGACACCGGAGGCCCTCGCCACCGACCTCGGCAAGGCGCTGGCGGCCCCGGGACCGTCCGTCGTCGTGCTCCCGGCCCTGCTGCGGATGTTCGAGCCGACGCACCTGTAG
- the speB gene encoding agmatinase encodes MSSTDAPRGPIDSSRVPRYAGPATFARLPRLDEVGRTDVAVVGVPFDTGVSYRPGARFGGNAIREASRLLRPYNPAQDASPFALAQVADAGDIAANPFNINEAVETIEGAADDLLGTGARLMTLGGDHTIALPLLRSVAKKHGPVALLHFDAHLDTWDTYFGAEYTHGTPFRRAVEEGILDTSALSHVGTRGPLYGKQDLTDDEKMGFGIVTSADVMRRGVDEIADQLRRRIGDRPLYISIDIDVLDPAHAPGTGTPEAGGLTSRELLEILRGLSSCHLVSADLVEVAPAYDHAEITSVAASHAAYELTTIMSRQIAAQKEAKEAKEAEGAK; translated from the coding sequence ATGAGCAGCACCGATGCGCCGCGCGGCCCCATCGACTCCTCCCGCGTCCCGCGGTACGCCGGGCCCGCGACGTTCGCCCGGCTGCCCCGGCTCGACGAGGTCGGCCGGACCGACGTCGCCGTGGTCGGCGTGCCCTTCGACACCGGGGTCTCCTACCGGCCCGGCGCCCGCTTCGGCGGCAACGCGATCCGTGAGGCGTCCCGGCTGCTGCGCCCGTACAACCCGGCGCAGGACGCCTCCCCGTTCGCCCTCGCGCAGGTCGCCGACGCCGGGGACATCGCGGCGAACCCGTTCAACATCAACGAGGCCGTCGAGACCATCGAGGGCGCGGCCGACGACCTGCTGGGCACCGGCGCACGCCTGATGACGCTCGGCGGCGACCACACCATCGCCCTGCCGCTCCTGCGCTCCGTAGCCAAGAAGCACGGGCCCGTCGCCCTGCTCCACTTCGACGCGCACCTGGACACCTGGGACACCTACTTCGGCGCGGAGTACACCCACGGCACCCCGTTCCGCCGGGCCGTCGAGGAGGGCATCCTCGACACCTCCGCCCTCTCCCACGTCGGCACCCGCGGCCCGCTGTACGGCAAGCAGGACCTGACCGACGACGAGAAGATGGGCTTCGGGATCGTCACCTCCGCCGACGTCATGCGGCGCGGCGTCGACGAGATCGCCGACCAGCTGCGCCGGCGCATCGGCGACCGGCCGCTGTACATCTCCATCGACATCGACGTCCTGGACCCGGCGCACGCCCCCGGCACCGGCACCCCCGAGGCCGGCGGTCTCACCTCCCGCGAGCTGCTGGAGATCCTGCGCGGGCTCTCCTCCTGCCACCTGGTCTCCGCCGACCTGGTCGAGGTCGCCCCGGCGTACGACCACGCCGAGATCACCTCCGTGGCCGCCTCGCACGCCGCGTACGAGCTGACGACGATCATGTCCCGCCAGATCGCGGCGCAGAAGGAAGCGAAGGAAGCCAAGGAAGCCGAGGGCGCCAAGTGA
- a CDS encoding sodium:solute symporter: MAVDYAVIVVYLAGMLAMGWWGMRRAKSKSEFLVAGRRLGPGMYSGTMAAIVLGGASTIGGVGLGYQYGLSGAWMVFTIGLGLLALSVFFSARIARLKVYTVSEMLDLRYGGRAGIISGVVMWAYTLMLAVTSTIAYATIFDVLFDVNRTVAIVLGGAIVVAYSTLGGMWSITLTDMVQFVVKTIGVLLLLLPIAVVKAGGFSEMKAQLPTEYFDPLGIGGETIFTYVLIYTFGMLIGQDIWQRVFTARSDRTARWGGTVAGTYCLVYAIAGAVIGTAAKVMYPNLASSDAAFATIVKDELPVGVRGLVLAAALAAVMSTSSGALIACATVANNDIWSRIRGAVGRGGGGEEPHDEVKGNRVFILIMGIGVILIAIALNDVVEALTVAYNLLVGGLLVPIIGGLLWRRGTAAGALSAVCVGGVAVIGLMAYYGILANQPIYYGLLASLAVYVVVSLATPPTDAVVLDAWRARLAGRGAPEAEAPVEPSRSGA, translated from the coding sequence ATGGCTGTCGACTACGCCGTGATCGTCGTCTACCTGGCCGGCATGCTCGCCATGGGCTGGTGGGGCATGCGCCGCGCCAAGTCGAAGAGCGAGTTCCTGGTCGCGGGACGCCGTCTAGGGCCGGGGATGTACTCCGGCACCATGGCCGCGATCGTCCTCGGCGGCGCGTCCACCATCGGCGGCGTCGGTCTCGGCTACCAGTACGGCCTCTCCGGCGCGTGGATGGTCTTCACCATCGGCCTGGGCCTGCTCGCGCTGTCCGTCTTCTTCTCCGCCCGGATCGCCCGGCTGAAGGTCTACACCGTCTCCGAGATGCTCGACCTGCGCTACGGCGGCCGGGCCGGGATCATCTCCGGCGTCGTGATGTGGGCGTACACCCTGATGCTCGCGGTCACCTCGACCATCGCGTACGCCACCATCTTCGACGTCCTCTTCGACGTGAACCGCACCGTCGCCATCGTCCTCGGCGGCGCGATCGTCGTCGCGTACTCGACGCTCGGCGGCATGTGGTCGATCACCCTCACCGACATGGTCCAGTTCGTCGTCAAGACCATCGGGGTGCTGCTGCTCCTGCTGCCGATCGCCGTCGTCAAGGCGGGCGGCTTCAGCGAGATGAAGGCCCAGCTGCCGACCGAGTACTTCGACCCGCTCGGCATCGGCGGCGAGACGATCTTCACGTATGTGCTGATCTACACGTTCGGCATGCTCATCGGGCAGGACATCTGGCAGCGCGTGTTCACCGCGCGCAGCGACAGGACGGCGCGCTGGGGCGGCACGGTCGCCGGTACGTACTGTCTCGTCTACGCCATCGCCGGGGCCGTCATCGGCACCGCCGCCAAGGTGATGTACCCGAACCTGGCGAGCTCGGACGCCGCCTTCGCGACGATCGTCAAGGACGAGCTGCCGGTCGGTGTGCGGGGACTGGTGCTCGCCGCCGCGCTGGCCGCCGTGATGTCGACCTCCTCCGGGGCGCTGATCGCCTGCGCCACCGTCGCCAACAACGACATCTGGTCCCGGATACGCGGGGCGGTCGGCCGGGGCGGGGGCGGCGAGGAACCGCACGACGAGGTCAAGGGCAACCGGGTCTTCATCCTGATCATGGGCATCGGCGTCATCCTCATCGCCATCGCGCTGAACGACGTGGTCGAGGCGCTGACCGTCGCGTACAACCTGCTGGTCGGCGGGCTGCTCGTGCCGATCATCGGCGGGCTGCTGTGGCGGCGCGGCACGGCGGCCGGGGCGCTGTCGGCGGTGTGCGTCGGGGGTGTCGCGGTGATCGGGCTGATGGCGTACTACGGGATCCTCGCCAACCAGCCGATCTACTACGGGCTGCTGGCGTCGCTGGCCGTGTACGTCGTCGTCTCGCTGGCGACGCCGCCGACGGACGCGGTGGTGCTCGACGCCTGGCGCGCGCGGTTGGCGGGGCGGGGCGCTCCTGAGGCCGAGGCCCCGGTCGAACCCAGCCGTTCCGGCGCGTAA
- a CDS encoding PucR family transcriptional regulator: MDEPSMPNPSAGTPQPTPPAGPPTPPIPLAELLAREELGLRRIAGPADADLLWVHTSEMADPYPYLLGGELLLSAGVLLTDPDHYVGRLVEAGAAALGFGVRPVHETVPRALIEACDREGLPLLEVGPETPFTAIARAVWRLMAEARHRELRRVTRAQQALATAAARPDPVPAVLHQLATRLGGRAVLLTARGEEVHAAGRRPDPEAAGALTRLARVVARERPGSPSSATDTHGGTHLSAYALGGGEGLVLALATRRRESGDHTVAGIAVVLLSLLAAPHQGADAAGRSAALVRMLLGASPAEVAPLLGPTGPWTVIHAHRTDGAPADALTAGALGASLGTALVDAGRGAGEAVRLLLPGDVEGPAAGGEPLNDDPAGTDARPRSARPAPQPGWTLGASAPTPVTALAAADTLAARALARARATRAPLTVDAPTSGLAALVPHEQAVAHARALLAPLTAPLADTLRCWLSLHGSWDRTAVALGVHRNTVRQRIGRCGELLGSDLDDMDVRTELWFALRQL, from the coding sequence ATGGATGAACCGTCCATGCCGAACCCTTCCGCGGGCACCCCGCAGCCGACTCCGCCCGCCGGCCCGCCGACCCCGCCCATCCCGCTGGCGGAGCTCCTGGCGCGCGAGGAGCTGGGTCTGCGCCGGATCGCCGGCCCGGCCGACGCCGATCTGCTCTGGGTGCACACCTCGGAGATGGCCGACCCGTATCCGTATCTGCTCGGCGGCGAACTGCTGCTGAGCGCGGGCGTGCTGCTGACGGACCCGGACCACTACGTCGGCCGGCTGGTGGAGGCGGGGGCGGCGGCGCTGGGTTTCGGGGTCCGGCCGGTGCACGAGACGGTGCCCCGGGCCCTGATCGAGGCGTGCGACCGGGAGGGCCTGCCGCTGCTGGAGGTGGGGCCGGAAACCCCGTTCACCGCGATCGCGCGGGCGGTCTGGCGGCTGATGGCCGAGGCGCGCCACCGCGAGCTGCGCCGGGTGACCCGCGCCCAGCAGGCGCTGGCGACGGCGGCGGCCCGCCCCGACCCCGTGCCGGCGGTCCTCCACCAGCTCGCGACGCGGCTCGGCGGCCGGGCGGTCCTGCTGACGGCGCGGGGCGAGGAGGTCCACGCGGCGGGCCGCCGCCCGGACCCGGAGGCCGCGGGGGCCCTGACCCGGCTGGCCCGGGTGGTCGCCCGCGAACGCCCCGGCTCCCCCTCATCGGCCACCGACACCCACGGCGGCACCCACCTGTCCGCGTACGCGCTGGGCGGCGGCGAGGGCCTGGTCCTGGCGCTGGCGACCCGGCGGCGGGAGTCCGGCGACCACACGGTGGCGGGCATCGCGGTGGTCCTCCTCTCCCTCCTGGCCGCCCCCCACCAGGGCGCGGACGCGGCGGGCCGTTCGGCGGCCCTGGTCCGGATGCTCCTGGGCGCCTCCCCCGCCGAGGTGGCCCCGCTCCTCGGCCCCACCGGCCCCTGGACGGTGATCCACGCCCACCGCACGGACGGCGCCCCGGCGGACGCCCTGACGGCCGGGGCCCTGGGCGCGTCGCTGGGCACGGCCCTGGTCGACGCGGGGCGCGGGGCGGGCGAGGCGGTCCGGCTGCTGCTGCCGGGCGACGTGGAGGGGCCGGCGGCGGGCGGGGAGCCGCTGAACGACGATCCGGCGGGGACGGACGCACGGCCCCGGTCAGCCCGGCCCGCCCCGCAGCCCGGCTGGACGCTCGGCGCGTCCGCGCCCACCCCCGTCACCGCTCTCGCCGCCGCCGACACCCTGGCCGCCCGCGCCCTGGCCCGTGCGCGGGCGACCCGAGCCCCGTTGACGGTGGACGCCCCCACGAGCGGCCTCGCCGCACTGGTCCCGCACGAACAGGCGGTCGCCCACGCCCGAGCCCTCCTCGCCCCGCTCACCGCGCCGCTGGCCGACACCCTGCGCTGCTGGCTCTCCCTCCACGGCAGTTGGGACCGTACGGCGGTGGCCCTGGGCGTCCACCGCAACACCGTCCGCCAACGCATCGGTCGGTGCGGGGAGTTGCTGGGCTCGGACCTGGACGACATGGACGTACGGACGGAGTTGTGGTTCGCGCTGCGGCAGCTCTGA